A genomic stretch from Empedobacter stercoris includes:
- a CDS encoding porin family protein, protein MKQIYTLLTFLSFITISQAQTTLGMRLGANLSNVNFSDDNDLIDSKFKFGPTVGVYFNIPVNKSVAIQPELLYSSQGFKTKETIHLDGLTYESEGKFKTDYITLPVLAKYKIENGMTFEVGPKLSYFYLGKYTRQIDIRNNQGIIETISDNIDLKNDTDDFKDLDFSIVGGIGYDFKFGASINVRYTYGITNFNKADDLKSRNNYFSLSVAVPFN, encoded by the coding sequence ATGAAACAAATCTATACTTTATTAACTTTTTTAAGTTTTATTACTATTTCTCAAGCACAGACTACATTAGGAATGCGATTAGGAGCTAATTTGTCGAATGTTAATTTTTCGGACGATAATGATTTAATAGATTCCAAATTCAAATTTGGTCCTACAGTTGGAGTATATTTTAATATACCAGTTAATAAATCAGTTGCTATTCAACCAGAACTTTTATATTCTTCTCAAGGTTTCAAAACCAAAGAGACTATTCATCTTGATGGTTTAACTTATGAATCGGAAGGTAAATTTAAAACAGATTATATAACTTTACCAGTTCTTGCAAAGTATAAAATAGAAAACGGAATGACGTTCGAAGTTGGTCCTAAACTTTCTTATTTTTATTTAGGAAAATATACACGTCAAATTGATATCAGAAATAACCAAGGAATTATAGAAACAATTTCTGATAATATAGATTTGAAAAATGATACAGATGATTTTAAAGATTTAGATTTCTCTATTGTAGGTGGAATTGGTTATGATTTTAAGTTTGGTGCTTCTATTAATGTACGTTATACGTACGGAATTACAAATTTCAACAAAGCTGATGATTTAAAATCACGAAACAACTATTTTAGTTTGTCAGTTGCAGTACCATTTAATTAA
- the rplQ gene encoding 50S ribosomal protein L17: MRHGKKFNHLGRTASHRRALLSNLAIALITHKRINTTVAKAKALQTYVEPLLTKSKTDDTNNRRVVFSYLQDKEAVSELFRTVAPKIANRPGGYTRIIKTGFRLGDGADTAMIELVDFNDIYTNTKVEKKATTRRSRKSTKTEEAAPAAETESTEEA; the protein is encoded by the coding sequence ATGAGACACGGAAAAAAATTTAACCATTTAGGTAGAACTGCCTCTCATAGAAGAGCTTTATTATCTAATCTAGCTATAGCGTTGATTACTCACAAGAGAATCAACACAACAGTAGCAAAGGCGAAAGCATTACAAACATATGTTGAGCCTTTATTGACAAAGTCTAAAACAGACGATACGAACAACCGTCGCGTTGTATTTTCATACTTACAAGATAAAGAAGCTGTATCTGAATTATTCAGAACTGTAGCTCCTAAAATTGCTAATCGCCCAGGAGGATACACTCGTATCATCAAAACTGGTTTCCGTTTAGGTGATGGTGCTGATACAGCAATGATCGAGTTAGTAGATTTCAATGATATCTACACTAACACGAAAGTTGAAAAGAAAGCAACTACACGTCGTAGTAGAAAAAGTACGAAAACAGAAGAAGCTGCTCCAGCTGCTGAAACTGAAAGTACAGAAGAAGCATAA
- a CDS encoding DNA-directed RNA polymerase subunit alpha — translation MTILNFIKPDKVILVESDSQFGQFEFRPLEPGYGITVGNALRRVLLSSLEGYAITSIKIEGVEHEFSTIPGVVEDVTEIILNLKKVRFKKQIDESDAETVTATISGQDQLTAGDLGKFISGFQVLNPELVIANLDAKVNVTITFTIEKGRGYVPADENKKASAPIGTIAIDSIYTPIKNVKYAIENYRVEQKTDYEKLVFEITTDGSITPQDALTEAAKILIHHFMLFSDERITLEAEEVASGETYDEEALHMRQLLKTKLVDMDLSVRALNCLKAAEVETLGELVSFAKSDLMKFRNFGKKSLTELEELVDSKGLNFGMDIVKYKLDVE, via the coding sequence ATGACTATTTTAAATTTCATCAAACCTGACAAAGTAATCTTAGTAGAGTCTGACTCGCAATTCGGACAATTTGAGTTCCGTCCATTAGAGCCAGGATACGGGATTACAGTTGGAAATGCTCTACGTAGAGTTTTACTTTCTTCTTTGGAAGGATATGCCATCACTTCGATCAAAATTGAAGGTGTTGAGCACGAATTTTCAACTATTCCAGGAGTAGTGGAAGATGTTACAGAGATCATTTTAAATCTGAAAAAGGTTCGTTTTAAGAAACAAATTGATGAATCAGATGCTGAAACTGTAACTGCTACTATCTCAGGGCAAGATCAATTAACAGCAGGTGATTTAGGGAAATTTATTTCTGGATTCCAAGTTTTAAACCCTGAATTAGTAATCGCTAACTTAGACGCTAAAGTTAATGTAACTATTACATTTACAATCGAAAAAGGTAGAGGATACGTACCAGCTGATGAGAATAAAAAGGCTTCTGCGCCAATCGGGACTATAGCAATTGATTCTATTTACACTCCTATTAAGAATGTAAAATACGCAATTGAAAACTATCGTGTAGAACAAAAAACAGATTACGAAAAATTAGTTTTCGAAATTACTACAGATGGATCTATAACACCTCAAGATGCTTTAACTGAAGCAGCTAAAATCTTAATTCACCACTTTATGTTGTTCTCAGATGAGAGAATTACATTAGAAGCGGAAGAAGTTGCATCTGGTGAAACTTACGATGAAGAAGCGTTACATATGCGCCAATTATTGAAAACAAAATTGGTAGATATGGATTTATCAGTAAGAGCATTAAATTGTTTAAAAGCAGCTGAAGTTGAAACATTAGGCGAATTAGTTTCTTTCGCTAAGTCTGACTTAATGAAATTCAGAAACTTTGGTAAGAAATCTCTTACAGAGTTAGAAGAATTGGTGGACAGCAAAGGTCTTAACTTTGGAATGGACATCGTAAAATATAAGTTAGACGTAGAATAA
- the rpsD gene encoding 30S ribosomal protein S4, protein MARYTGPKTKIARKFGAPIFGDDKSFEKKKYPPGQHGPNKRRAKKSEYAIQLTEKQKAKYTYGILEKQFANLYKKANASKGITGEVLLQLCESRLDNVVYRLGIANSRSAARQLVSHKHVTVNGEIVNIPSYQLKAGDVIAVREKSKSLTAITNSLHARSEYDWLVWNDEQKAGTFTKAPERVQIPEDIKEQLIVELYSK, encoded by the coding sequence ATGGCAAGATATACAGGACCAAAAACTAAAATTGCAAGAAAATTTGGAGCACCAATTTTCGGAGACGATAAATCTTTTGAGAAAAAGAAATATCCTCCAGGGCAACACGGACCTAACAAAAGAAGAGCTAAAAAATCAGAATACGCTATTCAGTTAACTGAAAAACAAAAAGCGAAATATACTTACGGTATCTTAGAGAAACAATTTGCTAACTTATACAAAAAAGCAAATGCTTCTAAAGGAATTACAGGTGAAGTATTATTACAATTATGTGAATCTCGTTTAGACAACGTAGTATACCGTTTAGGTATTGCAAACTCACGTAGTGCTGCACGTCAATTAGTATCGCACAAACACGTAACTGTAAACGGAGAAATCGTGAACATCCCATCTTATCAATTGAAAGCTGGTGACGTTATCGCTGTTAGAGAAAAATCTAAATCTTTAACTGCAATCACAAACTCTTTACACGCACGTAGCGAGTACGATTGGTTAGTTTGGAATGATGAGCAAAAAGCTGGTACTTTTACAAAAGCTCCAGAAAGAGTTCAAATCCCAGAAGATATCAAAGAGCAATTAATCGTCGAGTTATATTCTAAATAA
- the rpsK gene encoding 30S ribosomal protein S11 has protein sequence MAKNQKVVKKRKVVIEATGQAHIQASFNNVIVTLTNKNGEVISWSSAGKMGFRGSKKNTPYAAQVAAQDATTVAYEAGLRRVKVFVKGPGQGRESAIRTIHNGGIEVSEIVDVTPLPHNGCRPPKKRRV, from the coding sequence ATGGCAAAAAATCAGAAAGTAGTAAAGAAAAGAAAAGTAGTTATTGAAGCTACTGGACAAGCTCATATTCAAGCATCGTTTAACAACGTTATCGTTACATTAACGAACAAAAACGGTGAAGTTATCTCTTGGTCTTCAGCAGGTAAAATGGGATTCCGTGGATCTAAAAAGAACACGCCTTACGCTGCTCAAGTAGCTGCTCAAGATGCAACAACAGTTGCATACGAAGCAGGATTAAGAAGAGTTAAAGTATTCGTGAAAGGACCAGGTCAAGGTCGTGAATCTGCTATTAGAACAATTCATAACGGTGGTATCGAGGTTTCTGAAATCGTTGATGTTACTCCATTACCACATAATGGATGTCGTCCACCTAAAAAGAGAAGAGTTTAA
- the rpsM gene encoding 30S ribosomal protein S13: MARISGVDLPKNKRGVIGLTYIYGIGRSSASKILAENNISEDTKVSEWTDEEINAIRASINETFKVEGELRSEIQLNIKRLMDIGCQRGIRHRLGLPLRGQRTKNNSRTRKGKKKTVANKKKATK; this comes from the coding sequence ATGGCAAGAATTTCAGGTGTAGATTTACCTAAAAATAAAAGAGGGGTAATCGGACTTACATACATTTACGGGATCGGAAGAAGCAGTGCTTCTAAAATCTTAGCTGAGAACAATATCTCAGAAGATACTAAAGTTAGCGAATGGACTGATGAAGAAATCAACGCAATCCGTGCATCGATCAATGAAACTTTCAAAGTTGAAGGTGAATTAAGATCAGAAATCCAATTAAACATCAAACGTTTAATGGATATCGGATGTCAGAGAGGTATTCGTCACAGATTAGGTTTACCATTACGTGGTCAAAGAACAAAAAATAACTCACGTACAAGAAAAGGTAAAAAGAAAACAGTTGCTAACAAGAAAAAAGCCACTAAATAA
- the ykgO gene encoding type B 50S ribosomal protein L36 has product MKIRASIKKRSADCKIVRRKGRLYVINKKNPKFKQRQG; this is encoded by the coding sequence ATGAAAATTAGAGCATCCATTAAAAAGAGAAGTGCTGACTGTAAAATTGTGCGTCGTAAAGGACGTTTGTATGTGATCAACAAAAAGAATCCTAAGTTTAAACAAAGACAAGGTTAA
- the infA gene encoding translation initiation factor IF-1 — MAKQKHIEQDGTITEALSNAMFRVELENGHVVTCNISGKMRMHYIKLLPGDRVKIEMSPYDLSKGRISYRY; from the coding sequence ATGGCTAAACAAAAACATATTGAACAAGACGGTACGATTACAGAAGCATTATCTAATGCAATGTTTCGTGTCGAATTAGAAAATGGGCATGTTGTAACATGTAACATATCTGGTAAAATGCGAATGCACTATATCAAATTATTACCAGGTGATAGAGTTAAAATAGAGATGTCTCCTTACGATTTATCAAAAGGTAGAATATCTTATAGATACTAA
- the secY gene encoding preprotein translocase subunit SecY yields the protein MKGFIQTIKNIWSIKELKDKLLVTILLLLVYRFGSHIPLPGVDINEVNRFVADQTNANSGILGLLNSFTGGSFSRASVFALGIMPYISASIVVQLMGLAVPYIQKLQKEGESGRNKVNQITRWLTIGICLVQAPAYLTLITSQILPYDPASSYAIYVIPPTNFWFWFPSTIILITGTVFAMWMGEKITDKGIGNGISILIMIGILADLPKAVFNAFEVDDSNGIFFLIEMVGLILVIAMCIMIVAAVRKVPVQYVRRAQTSSSSYMRSVTDSVRSYIPLKVNAAGVMPIIFAQAIMFLPGTLASYFLDEGSAVKAFFAKMADPFTWEYNLIFGLLIIIFTYFYTAITIPVNQMAEDLKRNGGIIPGIRPGKETANYLDEILSKITLPGAILLTLLAVLPAIVKLLGVEQSLAMFFGGTSMLIMVGVILDTVQQINTYLLNHRYDGLMSSGRTSRDI from the coding sequence ATGAAAGGGTTTATACAGACCATAAAAAATATCTGGAGCATAAAAGAATTGAAGGATAAGTTACTTGTAACTATCCTTCTATTGTTGGTTTATAGATTCGGTTCTCATATTCCACTTCCAGGTGTCGATATTAACGAGGTTAATCGTTTTGTTGCAGACCAAACAAATGCAAATTCAGGAATTTTAGGATTATTAAACTCTTTTACCGGAGGTTCTTTTAGTAGAGCTTCCGTATTTGCGTTAGGGATTATGCCTTATATCTCTGCTTCAATTGTTGTACAATTGATGGGATTAGCAGTACCTTACATCCAAAAACTACAAAAAGAAGGAGAAAGTGGAAGAAATAAAGTAAATCAAATTACAAGGTGGTTAACGATAGGTATATGTTTGGTACAAGCACCAGCATATTTAACGTTAATTACTTCTCAGATTTTACCTTACGATCCAGCTTCGTCATACGCTATTTATGTTATTCCTCCAACAAACTTTTGGTTCTGGTTTCCTTCAACAATCATTTTGATTACGGGGACAGTCTTTGCCATGTGGATGGGAGAAAAAATTACAGACAAAGGTATAGGTAACGGTATTTCAATCTTAATTATGATTGGTATCTTAGCCGATTTACCTAAAGCAGTTTTCAATGCATTTGAAGTTGACGATTCAAATGGTATTTTCTTCTTGATAGAAATGGTAGGGTTAATCCTAGTTATTGCAATGTGTATTATGATTGTAGCAGCTGTGCGTAAAGTACCTGTGCAATATGTAAGAAGAGCGCAAACTTCTAGTAGTTCTTATATGAGATCTGTTACAGATTCTGTACGTTCTTATATTCCTCTAAAAGTAAATGCGGCAGGTGTAATGCCTATTATTTTTGCGCAAGCAATTATGTTTTTACCAGGAACATTAGCAAGTTATTTCTTAGACGAAGGAAGTGCCGTGAAAGCATTTTTTGCAAAAATGGCTGATCCATTTACATGGGAATACAATCTGATCTTCGGATTACTAATTATTATCTTCACATATTTCTATACTGCGATTACAATCCCAGTAAACCAAATGGCTGAAGATCTAAAACGTAACGGAGGAATTATCCCTGGAATACGTCCTGGAAAAGAAACTGCAAATTATTTAGACGAAATTTTATCAAAAATTACGTTACCTGGAGCAATTTTACTAACTTTGCTTGCTGTTTTGCCAGCGATTGTAAAATTATTAGGTGTAGAACAGAGCTTAGCAATGTTCTTTGGAGGTACATCAATGTTAATTATGGTGGGAGTTATCTTAGATACTGTACAACAAATTAATACATATTTATTAAATCACCGTTACGATGGTTTAATGTCTTCAGGTAGAACTTCAAGAGATATCTAA
- the rplO gene encoding 50S ribosomal protein L15 yields MNLSNLKPAAGSVQNKFRKGRGEGSGNGLTAGRGHKGAKSRSGYSRKIGFEGGQMPLQRRLPKFGFTNINRVEYTGINLDTIQQLVDNNKITDTLNKETLVELGLAHKNDLVKILGRGELKAAVNVTADKFSQSAQEAIEKAGGKVELVNA; encoded by the coding sequence ATGAATTTAAGTAATTTAAAACCAGCTGCTGGTTCAGTACAAAATAAATTCCGTAAAGGTAGAGGTGAAGGTAGTGGAAACGGTTTGACTGCAGGTCGTGGACACAAAGGTGCTAAATCTCGTTCTGGTTATTCAAGAAAAATCGGTTTCGAGGGAGGACAAATGCCTTTACAAAGACGTTTACCTAAATTTGGTTTCACAAACATCAACCGTGTTGAGTACACTGGAATCAATTTAGACACAATTCAACAATTAGTTGACAACAATAAAATTACAGATACTTTAAACAAAGAAACATTAGTAGAATTAGGTTTAGCTCACAAAAATGACTTAGTGAAAATTTTAGGTCGTGGAGAGTTAAAAGCTGCTGTTAATGTAACTGCTGATAAATTCTCTCAATCAGCTCAAGAAGCTATTGAGAAAGCAGGAGGTAAAGTAGAATTAGTTAACGCTTAA
- the rpmD gene encoding 50S ribosomal protein L30: MSKVRVKQTRSAINRDKSQKATLVALGLRKLNQVVEHESTPQIEGMIRKISHLVVVERA, from the coding sequence ATGAGCAAAGTAAGAGTAAAACAAACACGTAGTGCAATCAACCGTGATAAATCTCAAAAAGCTACATTAGTTGCTTTAGGTTTAAGAAAGTTGAATCAAGTAGTAGAGCACGAATCAACTCCTCAAATCGAAGGAATGATTCGTAAAATCTCACACTTAGTAGTAGTAGAAAGAGCTTAA
- the rpsE gene encoding 30S ribosomal protein S5 produces MLGFKNVERVKPTGLDLKDRLVGVQRVTKVTKGGRAFGFSAIVVVGDGNGVVGYGLGKSKDVASAIAKAIEDAKKNLVRIPLFNNTIPHAQEARFGGAQVFIRPAAKGTGVIAGGTVRAVLESVGVHDVLSKSKGSSNPHNAVKATFSALLSLRSVETIARQRGISVTKVFNG; encoded by the coding sequence ATGTTAGGATTTAAAAACGTAGAAAGAGTAAAACCAACAGGTTTAGATTTAAAAGATCGTTTAGTTGGAGTACAACGTGTTACTAAAGTAACAAAAGGAGGTAGAGCATTTGGTTTCTCTGCAATCGTAGTAGTAGGTGACGGAAACGGAGTAGTAGGTTACGGATTAGGGAAATCTAAAGACGTAGCATCTGCAATCGCTAAAGCTATCGAAGATGCTAAGAAAAACTTAGTACGTATCCCATTATTTAACAATACAATTCCTCACGCTCAAGAAGCTCGTTTCGGTGGTGCACAAGTGTTCATCCGTCCAGCAGCAAAAGGTACAGGAGTAATTGCAGGTGGTACAGTACGTGCGGTATTAGAATCAGTTGGTGTACATGATGTATTATCAAAATCAAAAGGTTCTTCTAACCCTCACAATGCAGTAAAAGCTACATTCAGCGCTTTATTAAGCTTACGTTCTGTAGAAACTATTGCACGTCAAAGAGGTATTTCTGTAACTAAAGTGTTCAACGGATAA
- the rplR gene encoding 50S ribosomal protein L18: MALSKVEKRQKIKRRVRRNIFGTETKPRLSVYRSNKEIYAQIIDDNNGVTLASASSREKGVAVEGTKSEVSVSVGKALAAKAIAKGIETVVFDRNGFVYHGRIKALADGAREGGLKF, from the coding sequence ATGGCATTATCTAAAGTAGAAAAAAGACAAAAAATAAAAAGACGCGTGCGTCGAAATATTTTTGGAACAGAAACTAAACCTCGTTTGTCAGTTTACCGTTCTAACAAAGAAATTTACGCTCAAATTATTGACGATAACAATGGAGTAACTTTAGCTTCTGCATCATCTCGTGAAAAAGGTGTTGCTGTAGAAGGTACAAAATCTGAAGTTTCTGTATCAGTTGGTAAAGCTTTAGCTGCAAAAGCTATCGCAAAAGGAATTGAAACTGTCGTTTTTGATCGTAACGGTTTCGTGTATCATGGTAGAATCAAAGCTTTAGCAGACGGTGCTAGAGAAGGTGGATTAAAATTCTAA
- the rplF gene encoding 50S ribosomal protein L6, with translation MSRIGHAHINIPAAATVEFKDNVVTVKGNNITMTRELNEGFDVTIEDGVLTVVRPNDSKDNKALHGLYRALINNMIIGVTEGFKKQLELVGVGYRASNQGQKLDLSLGFSHNIIIELPTEVKVETLTEKGKSPIITLSSHDNQLLGMVVAKIRSYRKPEPYKGKGIKFVGEIIRRKAGKSA, from the coding sequence ATGTCAAGAATAGGACACGCACATATCAACATCCCTGCAGCAGCGACTGTTGAATTTAAAGATAACGTAGTTACGGTTAAAGGTAACAACATTACAATGACAAGAGAGTTAAACGAAGGATTTGATGTAACTATCGAAGACGGAGTTTTAACTGTAGTTCGTCCAAATGATTCTAAAGATAACAAAGCTTTACATGGTTTGTACCGTGCATTAATCAATAACATGATTATCGGTGTTACTGAAGGTTTCAAAAAACAATTAGAATTAGTTGGGGTTGGGTATAGAGCTTCTAACCAAGGACAAAAATTAGATTTGTCATTAGGTTTCTCTCACAACATCATTATCGAATTACCAACAGAAGTTAAAGTTGAAACTTTAACAGAGAAAGGTAAAAGCCCTATTATTACATTATCATCACATGATAATCAATTATTAGGAATGGTTGTAGCTAAAATCCGTTCTTACCGTAAGCCAGAGCCTTACAAAGGAAAAGGAATTAAGTTCGTAGGAGAAATTATTAGAAGAAAAGCAGGTAAATCTGCATAA
- the rpsH gene encoding 30S ribosomal protein S8, with amino-acid sequence MYTDPISDFLTRVRNAMMAGHKVVEIPASKIKKEITKILFEQGYILNYKFEGQDKPQGTIKIALKYDKVTKEPAIRKIKRASTPGLRQYAGSKELPRVLNGLGVAIISTSKGVMTDKQARQENVGGEVLCFVY; translated from the coding sequence ATGTATACAGACCCAATTTCAGATTTTCTAACACGCGTTAGAAATGCAATGATGGCAGGACACAAAGTAGTGGAAATCCCTGCATCTAAAATTAAAAAAGAGATCACTAAGATCTTATTTGAACAAGGTTACATCTTGAACTACAAATTCGAAGGACAAGACAAACCTCAAGGAACAATAAAAATCGCTTTAAAGTACGACAAAGTAACTAAAGAGCCAGCTATCCGTAAAATAAAAAGAGCATCTACTCCAGGTTTACGTCAATACGCAGGATCTAAAGAATTACCTCGTGTTTTAAACGGATTAGGTGTTGCTATTATTTCAACTTCTAAAGGAGTTATGACAGATAAACAAGCTCGTCAAGAGAATGTAGGTGGTGAAGTTTTATGTTTTGTTTATTAA
- the rpsN gene encoding 30S ribosomal protein S14, which produces MAKESMKARERKRQALVAKYAAKRQALLEAGDYEALQKLPKNASPVRLHNRCKLTGRPKGYMRTFGISRVTFREMANEGLIPGVKKASW; this is translated from the coding sequence ATGGCTAAAGAATCAATGAAAGCGCGTGAGCGCAAAAGACAAGCATTAGTTGCTAAGTATGCTGCGAAACGTCAAGCTTTATTAGAAGCTGGTGACTATGAAGCATTACAAAAATTACCTAAAAACGCTTCTCCTGTACGTTTACACAACCGTTGTAAATTAACAGGTCGTCCAAAAGGATACATGAGAACTTTCGGGATCTCTCGTGTTACATTCCGTGAAATGGCAAACGAAGGGTTAATCCCAGGTGTTAAAAAAGCATCTTGGTAA
- the rplE gene encoding 50S ribosomal protein L5 has protein sequence MSTTTYTPRPQVKYKEEIVAALKEEFGYKSIMQVPKLEKIVLSQGLGAATADKKIVDYAIEELELITGQKAVGTISKKDEAAFKLRKGMPIGARVTLRGEKMYEFLDRLVSAALPRVRDFNGISSTGFDGRGNYNLGIKEQIIFPEINIDKIKKIQGLDITFVTSANTDKEAKALLAKFGLPFTKEK, from the coding sequence ATGAGTACAACAACATACACACCTCGTCCGCAGGTTAAATATAAAGAAGAGATTGTAGCTGCTCTTAAAGAAGAGTTCGGGTACAAATCTATTATGCAAGTTCCTAAATTAGAGAAAATTGTATTATCTCAAGGTTTAGGTGCTGCTACAGCTGACAAAAAAATCGTTGATTACGCTATCGAAGAGTTAGAATTAATCACAGGTCAAAAAGCAGTAGGAACAATTTCTAAGAAAGACGAAGCAGCTTTCAAATTACGTAAAGGAATGCCAATTGGTGCTCGTGTAACTTTACGTGGTGAGAAAATGTACGAATTCTTAGATCGTTTAGTATCTGCAGCTTTACCTCGTGTACGTGATTTTAACGGTATTTCTTCTACAGGTTTCGACGGTAGAGGTAACTATAACTTAGGTATCAAAGAGCAAATTATCTTCCCAGAAATTAATATTGATAAAATCAAGAAAATTCAAGGTTTAGATATTACCTTTGTAACTTCAGCGAATACAGATAAAGAAGCGAAAGCTTTATTAGCTAAATTCGGATTACCATTTACAAAAGAAAAATAA
- the rplX gene encoding 50S ribosomal protein L24 yields the protein MAKLKIKKGDKVVVLSGSSKGQTGTVLRVFPDKAKAIVEGVNIAKKRVKPSAQNPQGGVVEKEAQIYLCKLALVDPETGKATKVAIKEEGGKKVRIAKKSGKAI from the coding sequence ATGGCAAAGTTAAAAATTAAAAAAGGAGACAAAGTAGTCGTATTATCAGGTTCTTCAAAAGGACAAACTGGTACTGTGTTACGCGTATTCCCTGACAAAGCTAAAGCTATCGTTGAAGGGGTTAATATTGCAAAAAAACGTGTAAAGCCAAGCGCACAAAATCCACAAGGTGGAGTTGTTGAAAAAGAAGCTCAAATCTATTTATGTAAATTGGCTTTAGTAGATCCTGAAACTGGAAAAGCGACGAAAGTAGCAATAAAAGAAGAAGGAGGTAAAAAAGTAAGAATTGCTAAAAAATCTGGTAAAGCTATTTAA
- the rplN gene encoding 50S ribosomal protein L14: MLQQESRLKVADNTGAREALVIRVLGGTKKRYASVGDKIVVAIKEATPAGNVKKGAVSKAVVVRTKKEVRRKDGSYIRFDDNACVLLNTQGEMRGTRVFGPVARELRDKEYMKIVSLAPEVL, from the coding sequence ATGTTACAACAAGAATCTAGATTAAAAGTTGCAGATAACACAGGAGCTCGTGAAGCATTAGTAATCCGCGTTTTAGGTGGTACTAAAAAAAGATACGCATCAGTAGGTGACAAAATCGTAGTTGCAATCAAGGAAGCTACACCTGCAGGAAACGTTAAAAAAGGTGCTGTATCAAAAGCTGTTGTAGTTAGAACTAAAAAAGAAGTTCGTAGAAAAGACGGTTCATATATCCGTTTCGACGATAATGCATGTGTATTATTGAACACTCAAGGAGAAATGCGTGGAACTCGTGTATTCGGTCCAGTTGCTCGTGAGTTACGTGATAAAGAATATATGAAAATTGTATCATTAGCCCCAGAGGTATTATAA
- the rpsQ gene encoding 30S ribosomal protein S17, whose protein sequence is MERKLRKERVGLVTSNKMEKTIVVAETKKQKHPFYGKFVLKTKKYTAHDESNECNEGDTVRIMETRPLSKNKRWRLVEIIERAK, encoded by the coding sequence ATGGAAAGAAAATTAAGAAAAGAAAGAGTAGGTTTAGTTACATCTAACAAAATGGAAAAAACCATTGTTGTAGCTGAAACGAAGAAACAAAAGCACCCATTTTATGGGAAATTCGTTTTAAAAACGAAGAAATATACAGCGCACGACGAATCTAACGAATGTAACGAAGGTGACACAGTGCGTATCATGGAAACTCGTCCTTTGTCTAAAAACAAAAGATGGAGATTAGTAGAAATCATTGAAAGAGCTAAATAA
- the rpmC gene encoding 50S ribosomal protein L29, translating into MKAADIRNLSVEELQAKIAEEQANYDQLKLTNAVSPVANPIGIRDLRRTIARLNTVLNEKQS; encoded by the coding sequence ATGAAAGCAGCAGATATTAGAAATCTAAGTGTAGAGGAGTTACAAGCTAAAATAGCTGAAGAACAAGCGAACTACGATCAATTAAAATTGACGAACGCTGTTTCTCCTGTAGCAAATCCAATCGGTATTAGAGACTTACGCAGAACAATTGCTCGTTTGAATACCGTGTTAAACGAAAAACAATCATAA